Proteins encoded within one genomic window of Pseudoxanthomonas sp. Root65:
- the fusA gene encoding elongation factor G — MARTTPIERYRNFGIMAHIDAGKTTTSERILFYTGVSHKIGEVHDGAATMDWMEQEQERGITITSAATTAFWTGMDKSLPQHRFNIIDTPGHVDFTIEVERSLRVLDGAVFVLCAVGGVQPQSETVWRQANKYAVPRLAFVNKMDRTGADFFKVVDQLKTRLGAYPVPMQVPVGAEDGFEGVIDLLKMKYIHWDVASQGTKFEYRDIPAELADKAASDRAFMVEAAAEASEELMDKYLNEGDLSEAEIIAGLRERTLKVEVIPVYCGSAFKNKGVQAMLDGVIQLLPSPTDRPPVQGIDENEKEDSRKAGDNEPFSALAFKIMTDPFVGSLTFFRVYSGVLNSGDAVYNPVKSKKERVGRILQMHSNQRDEIKEVRAGDIAAAVGLKDVTTGDTLCSLDHIITLERMVFPEPVISMAVEPKTKSDQEKMGLALGRLAQEDPSFRVKTDEESGQTIISGMGELHLEILVDRMKREFNVEANVGKPQVAYRETIRKSVKQDGKFVRQSGGRGQYGHIVIEMSPVERGVGFSYESAIVGGVVPKEYVAAAGKGIEDAMKSGPLAGFPVVDIAIKAVDGSFHDVDSNEMAFKVAGSMAFKEAFSKAQPVLLEPMMKVEIVTPEDYLGDVMGDVSRRRGILQGQDDSPSGKVIAAMVPLGEMFGYATTLRSMSQGRATFSMEFDHYAEAPANIADAVVKKN, encoded by the coding sequence GTGGCTCGCACCACTCCCATCGAGCGTTACCGCAACTTCGGCATCATGGCGCACATCGACGCCGGCAAGACCACCACGTCCGAGCGCATCCTGTTCTACACCGGCGTCAGCCACAAGATCGGTGAAGTGCACGACGGCGCCGCGACCATGGACTGGATGGAGCAGGAGCAGGAGCGCGGCATCACCATCACGTCCGCCGCCACCACGGCGTTCTGGACCGGCATGGACAAGTCCCTGCCGCAGCACCGCTTCAACATCATTGATACCCCCGGCCACGTCGACTTCACCATTGAAGTCGAGCGTTCGCTGCGCGTGCTCGATGGCGCGGTGTTCGTGCTGTGCGCCGTCGGTGGCGTGCAGCCGCAGTCCGAGACCGTGTGGCGCCAGGCCAACAAGTACGCCGTGCCGCGTCTCGCGTTCGTCAACAAGATGGACCGCACCGGTGCCGACTTCTTCAAGGTCGTCGACCAGCTGAAGACGCGCCTGGGTGCCTACCCGGTGCCGATGCAGGTGCCGGTCGGTGCTGAAGACGGCTTCGAGGGCGTCATCGACCTGCTGAAGATGAAGTACATCCACTGGGATGTTGCTTCGCAGGGTACCAAGTTCGAATACCGCGATATTCCGGCCGAGCTGGCCGACAAGGCGGCGTCGGATCGCGCCTTCATGGTGGAAGCGGCGGCGGAAGCCAGCGAAGAGCTGATGGACAAGTACCTCAACGAGGGTGACCTGTCCGAAGCCGAGATCATTGCCGGTCTGCGCGAGCGCACCCTGAAGGTCGAAGTGATCCCGGTCTACTGCGGCTCCGCGTTCAAGAACAAGGGCGTGCAGGCCATGCTGGACGGCGTGATCCAGCTGCTGCCGTCGCCGACCGATCGTCCGCCGGTGCAGGGCATCGACGAGAACGAGAAGGAAGACAGCCGCAAGGCGGGCGACAACGAACCGTTCTCGGCGCTGGCGTTCAAGATCATGACGGATCCGTTCGTGGGTTCGCTGACGTTCTTCCGCGTCTACTCGGGCGTGCTGAACTCCGGCGACGCGGTCTACAACCCGGTCAAGTCGAAGAAGGAGCGCGTGGGCCGCATCCTGCAGATGCACTCCAACCAGCGCGACGAGATCAAGGAAGTGCGCGCCGGCGACATCGCGGCGGCCGTGGGCCTGAAGGACGTCACCACGGGTGACACGCTTTGCTCGCTCGACCACATCATCACGCTGGAGCGCATGGTGTTCCCGGAGCCCGTCATCTCGATGGCGGTGGAGCCGAAGACCAAGTCCGACCAGGAGAAGATGGGTCTGGCCCTGGGCCGTCTGGCGCAGGAAGATCCCTCGTTCCGCGTCAAGACCGACGAAGAATCCGGCCAGACGATCATCTCGGGCATGGGCGAGCTGCACCTGGAAATCCTGGTGGACCGCATGAAGCGCGAGTTCAACGTGGAAGCCAACGTCGGCAAGCCGCAGGTGGCCTACCGAGAAACGATCCGCAAGTCGGTCAAGCAGGACGGCAAGTTCGTGCGCCAGTCGGGCGGTCGCGGCCAGTACGGCCATATCGTCATCGAGATGTCGCCGGTCGAGCGCGGTGTGGGCTTCTCGTACGAGAGCGCCATCGTCGGCGGCGTCGTGCCGAAGGAATACGTGGCGGCAGCGGGCAAGGGCATCGAAGACGCCATGAAGAGCGGTCCGCTGGCCGGCTTCCCGGTGGTCGACATCGCGATCAAGGCGGTCGACGGCTCGTTCCATGACGTCGACTCCAACGAAATGGCGTTCAAGGTCGCCGGCTCGATGGCCTTCAAGGAAGCCTTCAGCAAGGCCCAGCCGGTCCTGCTGGAGCCGATGATGAAGGTCGAGATCGTCACCCCGGAAGACTACCTGGGCGACGTGATGGGCGACGTCAGCCGTCGTCGCGGCATCCTGCAGGGTCAGGACGACAGTCCGTCCGGCAAGGTGATCGCCGCGATGGTGCC